A single genomic interval of Ruminococcus sp. NK3A76 harbors:
- a CDS encoding HPr family phosphocarrier protein, with the protein MTLKEVVVQNQVGLHARPATFFIQKANEFKSSIWIEKEERRVNAKSLLGILSLGIVGGTTIRVIADGSDEEAAVEGLVELVESGFAEDAR; encoded by the coding sequence ATGACTTTAAAGGAAGTAGTAGTTCAGAATCAGGTAGGCCTTCACGCTCGTCCGGCAACATTCTTCATCCAGAAGGCTAACGAGTTCAAGTCCTCGATCTGGATCGAAAAGGAAGAGAGAAGAGTTAACGCTAAGTCCCTTCTCGGCATTCTTTCGCTTGGCATCGTTGGCGGCACAACAATAAGAGTTATTGCTGACGGCTCTGACGAAGAGGCTGCTGTTGAAGGTCTTGTTGAGCTCGTTGAGAGCGGCTTCGCTGAGGACGCAAGATAA